AGCACAATAATCAGCGCCGGCAGGGCGCTGTGCGCCAGTTGTTCGTCCGAGGCGAACTGGTACACGTAGGTGGCCAGTGTCTCAAAGTTGAACGGCCGCAGAATCAACGTCGCCGGCAGCTCCTTCATGACATCCACAAACACCACCAGAGCAGCGGTAATCAGGGTGCCCCTGAGCATGGGCAGGTGCACCTTTACCAGGGTTTGCCCGGGGGTGTGCCCCAGCGACCTGGACGCCATGTCCATGCTGGGAGTGATCTTCTGCAGGGCGCTTTCCACACTGCCTGCCGATACCGCCAGGAAACGCACGGTGTAGGCAAACACCAGGGCAAAGGCGGAACCACTGAGCAGCAGCCCGCTGCTGAAGCCAAAAGTGTCCCTCATAACGCTGTCGACCTGGTTATCAAACGCCGCCAGGGGCACGATCACCCCCACCGCAAGTACGGCGCCAGGCATGGCATAACCCAGGCTGGAGAGCCGCATCATGATCTGCATGCCACGGGTATTGTGGAGCCGGCGGCTGTAGGCCAGGGTGACGCCGATAACCAGCGTTGTCAGCGCAGCGGTGCCGGACAGGAACAGGCTGTTCAGGGTATTGCGAATGAAATCCGGGTTCCAGCTTTCATCGAAGTACTCCCAGGCGTACTGGCCAAGGGTGATGGCCGGCAACAGAAAGCCGAAGATGACCGGCAGGGCGCAGACTGCTACGCAGATCAGCTGGCGCGGAAACGACATGGTAAAACGGCGAATGGGGTCACGGTTGTCCCGCGCTGCAAACTGTTGCTGCTTGCGGCGGGAGTATCGTTCAAGGGTGACCAGGATGACCACAAAGGCCAACATGGTAGTGGCAATCTGTGCCGCACCGCCCAGGTTGCCCAGGTTCATCCAGGTGTCGAACAGGCCGGCGGTGAGGGTCTGGACGGCGAAGAAATCAACGGTACCGAAATCGTTCAGTGTTTCCATCAGTACCAGCGACAGGCCGACGGCAACGGCCGGGCGTGCGATGGGCAGTACCACTCTGAAGAAGGTGCTCAGTGCCGAGTGGCCGAGGCTGCGGCTGACAGCAAACAGTGAAGGCGACTGCTCGAGAAATGCCGCCCGTGCCAGCAGGTACACGTAGGGGTACAGCACCAGGCCGATCATCAGCGTGGCGCCTTCCAGGCTGCGTATTTCCGGGAACCAGTAATCGGTGGCGTTACGCCAGCCAAACCATTCCCGCAAGCTGGTCTGAACCGGCCCGGCGTAATCCAGCAGGCTGGTGTATACATAAGCGATAACGTAAGCCGGTACTGCAAAGGGCAGCAGCATGGCCCACTCGAAGAACTTGCGCCCGGGGAACTCGCACATGGTGACCGCCCAGGCGGTGGCAAGGCCGATGGTCAGCGTAATCACGGCAACGCCGGCCATGAGCTGGAGGGTGGTGCTCAGGTAGCGGGGCAGGGTGGTATCCAGCAGGTGGGGCCAGATGTTTTCTTCGGGAAACAGGGCGAGGATAATCACTGACAGAACCGGAAGCACCACGATTGCCGTGGTGAGCGCTGCCGTAATCAGCCAGCGTTTCGAGGTCCGCCTGGCCAGCAGGGGACTGTCTGCTCCGGTCTGCTCAGCGGTAATGGCCTCGGTCATAGGTTCCCTTGGGGTTCATGTCGGGGTTCATGAAAAGCTCAGGGCCGCGATTGTACAAAAAAGCCGGGACCAACGTCCCGGCTTTTTTGGGGTAGAGCGTTTAATCAGTTGTCGTAATCAACGCGATCCACCATCTTCACCGCTGCATTGCGGTGTTCTGCAATTTCCTGCAGGGACAGGTCGTCCGGATTGATGTCGCCCCATTCGGCGACAATGCCAGACGGCTTCACGTCCGGGTTGGCCGGGTATTCGGTGTTGGCCTCGGCATAGATCTTCTGGGCCTTCGGTGTGGACAGGAACTCCATCAGGCGAACGGCGTTGTCGCGGTTGGGGGCACTGTTGGTCAGTGCGATACCGCTGATGTTGATGTGGGTGCCACGGCCGTCAGCGTTGGGGAATACCAGGCGTACCGCCTCTGCCTGTTCACGCTGGTTTTCGTCGTTCAGCATGTTGCCGTAGTAGTAGCTGTTACCGATGGCGATGTCGCACTCGCCGGCGTGGATGGCCTTGATCTGGTCACGGTCACCGCCCTGGGGCTTGCGCGCCAGGTTGTCTTTCAGGCCTGTCAGCCACTCTTCCGCTTTTTCCTCACCGTGGTGGGCGATCATGGATGAGAACAGGGCAATGTTGTAAGGGTGCTTGCCGCTGCGGGTACAGATGCGATCGTTCCACTTGTCGTCGGCCAAGCCTTCGTAGGTTGTGATCTCGCCTTCTTCAACACGCTCTTTGGAGGCGAAGATGAGACGGCCACGGGTGGTCAGTGCAAACCACTTTCCATCCGGGTGACGCAGGTTTTCCGGGATGTTCTGTTCCAGGGTGTCGTTGTCGACGCCCTGTACCAGGTCCCGCTCGACCAGCTCGTTAAGTCGGGAGATGTCCACGGTCATCACCAGGTCAGCCGGGCTGTTACGTCCTTCGCGTTCCAGACGCTCTGCCAGTCCTTTCTTGGCAAATACCACCTTGGTTTCAATGCCGGTTTCTTCTTCAAAGGCGTTCAGAAGAGGTTCAAGCAGATAGGCCTGGCGGTAGGAGTAGATGTTGACCTCTCCGTCGGCGCTGGCCTGAACAGGCAGGGCGCAGGCTGCTGCAATAGCGGTAGCGGCAAGTTTCAGACGCATGTTGTACCTTCCTTAATGGTTCCGGTAAGCGGGGGCTTGCTGAACTGTAGTGAGATTCAGCAATGTTTAAAAACAGCAACCATTCTCATTTCTGTTCAGCCAAGTGTCAATACACCTATGCCATATTCTTTCAAAAATGGTGCTATGCTTCGGAAGACTATAAAAACTATGCAAAAAGTGGTGGGAACACAGACTATGGTTGGGAATGATCGCAGAGTACACAACCGCACAGCGATGAGCGCGAAGGTCCGCGTGACTCATGAAGAACTTGGTGAATTCGTGTTCTCGACCAGAGATATATCCGACGGCGGTGTTTTTGTGGTGGTGGACACCGAGCCGTTCGAGCCATCGATTGGCGACCAGGTTCAGGTGCAGGTACAGGGCCTGCCAGTACCGGCCCCGGTGCTGGATATGGTGGTGGTCCGCAAGACCAATGATGGATTCGGTTTGCAGTTCGCAGACCAGTGATACGGATGTTATCAGTATGAAATACCCCGGATTTTTCCGTTCCCTGAGCCTTTGCGTGGCGGTTGTGCCGCTGCTTCTGAGTGGATGTGCCTCCTATTACAGCCACTATGCTGTGTTCCCGGCCGAAAACTCACAGGGGGAGGCTCGTCAGGTAAAGCTCACCTGGCAGACTGCCGAATATCCTGGCTGGTGGGTCGTCGATAACAAGTCCACGCCTATTACCATTGAAACCCAGTGCAGTGCCCGCAAGTGGCGGCTGGTGGATGACAGCCATGATGAGGCCGGCGGGGCCGATTGCGGTAATGGCATTCGCGCCTGTGGTGTTCAGGGTGAGGATGTCCTGGCCCGTAACGACACGCCGGCAGGGCCGGGTACCCGCTGTATGGCGATCAACCCCGGTGAACCGGATGCACGGATAACGGATATCGACTCGTCCCTGGGGTTGCTGGTGTCCTGTCAGCCGGCCCGCACAGTCCGTGGCAGTGGTGATGACAGTGAGCACATCGACTATATTCGCGCCTCTGCGGTGCCCTATACCATCTATAGCCGCAAGTCTCCGCGGGGAAGGCTCAATGCCCGGCCGCCGGAACTGGATGATGCTGTCTGCGAGGATAACGACTAGTTTTCTGACAATGTGTTTAATTGTGAGGGTTGTCACATTGCTACACTTTGTTTCCCGTTGATAGTTTTCGTTACCCTCTGTCGCGTTCGGGTTACCTTGCACTACAAAAATGTAATGGACTCTTTCACCGGGACCGTCACAATGGTCAGTATCGATTCGTACA
Above is a genomic segment from Marinobacter panjinensis containing:
- a CDS encoding ABC transporter permease, which produces MTEAITAEQTGADSPLLARRTSKRWLITAALTTAIVVLPVLSVIILALFPEENIWPHLLDTTLPRYLSTTLQLMAGVAVITLTIGLATAWAVTMCEFPGRKFFEWAMLLPFAVPAYVIAYVYTSLLDYAGPVQTSLREWFGWRNATDYWFPEIRSLEGATLMIGLVLYPYVYLLARAAFLEQSPSLFAVSRSLGHSALSTFFRVVLPIARPAVAVGLSLVLMETLNDFGTVDFFAVQTLTAGLFDTWMNLGNLGGAAQIATTMLAFVVILVTLERYSRRKQQQFAARDNRDPIRRFTMSFPRQLICVAVCALPVIFGFLLPAITLGQYAWEYFDESWNPDFIRNTLNSLFLSGTAALTTLVIGVTLAYSRRLHNTRGMQIMMRLSSLGYAMPGAVLAVGVIVPLAAFDNQVDSVMRDTFGFSSGLLLSGSAFALVFAYTVRFLAVSAGSVESALQKITPSMDMASRSLGHTPGQTLVKVHLPMLRGTLITAALVVFVDVMKELPATLILRPFNFETLATYVYQFASDEQLAHSALPALIIVLAGIVPIILMSKSISGTRSIS
- a CDS encoding PilZ domain-containing protein: MVGNDRRVHNRTAMSAKVRVTHEELGEFVFSTRDISDGGVFVVVDTEPFEPSIGDQVQVQVQGLPVPAPVLDMVVVRKTNDGFGLQFADQ
- a CDS encoding Fe(3+) ABC transporter substrate-binding protein; translated protein: MRLKLAATAIAAACALPVQASADGEVNIYSYRQAYLLEPLLNAFEEETGIETKVVFAKKGLAERLEREGRNSPADLVMTVDISRLNELVERDLVQGVDNDTLEQNIPENLRHPDGKWFALTTRGRLIFASKERVEEGEITTYEGLADDKWNDRICTRSGKHPYNIALFSSMIAHHGEEKAEEWLTGLKDNLARKPQGGDRDQIKAIHAGECDIAIGNSYYYGNMLNDENQREQAEAVRLVFPNADGRGTHINISGIALTNSAPNRDNAVRLMEFLSTPKAQKIYAEANTEYPANPDVKPSGIVAEWGDINPDDLSLQEIAEHRNAAVKMVDRVDYDN